The Punica granatum isolate Tunisia-2019 chromosome 4, ASM765513v2, whole genome shotgun sequence genome has a window encoding:
- the LOC116205686 gene encoding agamous-like MADS-box protein AGL11 isoform X1, translating to MENGFKENEEKQAWADSSEHEVHAGKPPPLTCNIKTTIERYKKASSDSSNMTSITEINAQHYQQESAKLRQQIQMLQNSNRHLMGDSLSALSVKELKQLENRLERGITRIRSKKHEMLLAEIEYLQKKVLNHIYICMIKRIYMCVYIYIQCLFSLSVLILQMLHHHLHYGKSSFIICFTGD from the exons ATGGAGAATGGTTTCAAGGAGAACGAGGAAAAGCAAGCATGGGCTGATTCTTCTGAACACGAG GTTCATGCTGGGAAACCTCCTCCATTGACCTG CAACATCAAGACAACTATAGAGAGGTATAAGAAGGCTAGCTCAGACAGTTCAAACATGACTTCTATCACAGAGATCAATGCTCAG CATTATCAACAAGAATCAGCCAAGCTGAGGCAGCAGATACAGATGCTGCAGAACTCTAACAG GCATTTGATGGGAGATTCTTTGAGTGCCCTTTCTGTGAAGGAACTGAAGCAGCTCGAGAACAGGCTCGAGCGCGGAATCACCAGAATTAGGTCCAAGAAG CATGAAATGCTGCTTGCTGAGATTGAGTACTTGCAGAAAAAGGTacttaatcatatatatatatgtatgattaagcgtatatatatgtgtgtgtatatatatatccaatgtctcttttctctctctgtcttaATCTTGCAAATGCTCCATCACCATCTCCATTATGGCAAGAGCTCGTTCATAATTTGTTTCACTGGAGATTGA
- the LOC116205686 gene encoding agamous-like MADS-box protein AGL11 isoform X2, with translation MLGTVAVRVRWRMVSRRTRKSKHGLILLNTSNIKTTIERYKKASSDSSNMTSITEINAQHYQQESAKLRQQIQMLQNSNRHLMGDSLSALSVKELKQLENRLERGITRIRSKKHEMLLAEIEYLQKKVLNHIYICMIKRIYMCVYIYIQCLFSLSVLILQMLHHHLHYGKSSFIICFTGD, from the exons ATGTTAG GAACAGTAGCAGTACGAGTTAGATGGAGAATGGTTTCAAGGAGAACGAGGAAAAGCAAGCATGGGCTGATTCTTCTGAACACGAG CAACATCAAGACAACTATAGAGAGGTATAAGAAGGCTAGCTCAGACAGTTCAAACATGACTTCTATCACAGAGATCAATGCTCAG CATTATCAACAAGAATCAGCCAAGCTGAGGCAGCAGATACAGATGCTGCAGAACTCTAACAG GCATTTGATGGGAGATTCTTTGAGTGCCCTTTCTGTGAAGGAACTGAAGCAGCTCGAGAACAGGCTCGAGCGCGGAATCACCAGAATTAGGTCCAAGAAG CATGAAATGCTGCTTGCTGAGATTGAGTACTTGCAGAAAAAGGTacttaatcatatatatatatgtatgattaagcgtatatatatgtgtgtgtatatatatatccaatgtctcttttctctctctgtcttaATCTTGCAAATGCTCCATCACCATCTCCATTATGGCAAGAGCTCGTTCATAATTTGTTTCACTGGAGATTGA
- the LOC116205678 gene encoding immune-associated nucleotide-binding protein 9-like isoform X3, whose amino-acid sequence MMAGIAIDDDWGLTSSYAGVRTLVLVGRTGNGKSVTGNTILGRRAFKSRARSSGVTSTCELQQTVLPNGQTVNVIDIDTPGLFNGSAGIGDVGKEIVRCINLAKEGIHAVLLVFSVRTRFSEEEGAAFHALRTLFGNKIVNYMIAVFTGGDELEDNDETLEDYLGRECPQSLKDVLALCGNRRVLFDNRTKDQDKKTAQVRELFSLVDAVINRNGGKPFSDEIFAEIRKGAKELQEQQEQVLKFKEEMQKSYDEQLKRTSEMIETKLRVEVKRLDQKLAEEQAARMRAEEQAQLAQEKSNAEIRDLRESLDRVREENVQPIPICAIL is encoded by the exons ATGATGGCTGGGATTGCAATAGATGATGATTGGGGGCTCACTTCCTCTTACGCTGGTGTTCGGACGCTGGTTCTAGTGGGCAGGACAGGTAATGGTAAAAGTGTCACAGGGAACACTATTCTTGGGAGGAGGGCTTTCAAGTCGAGGGCTAGGTCGTCGGGGGTGACAAGCACTTGCGAGTTGCAGCAAACTGTCCTGCCTAATGGCCAGACTGTCAATGTAATTGACATTGACACTCCTG GGCTTTTCAATGGTTCTGCTGGAATCGGCGATGTTGGAAAAGAAATTGTCAGGTGTATCAATCTGGCCAAGGAAGGGATCCATGCTGTGCTTTTGGTCTTTTCTGTTAGGACCCGCTTTTCGGAGGAGGAAGGAGCTGCCTTCCATGCCCTGAGGACTTTGTTTGGAAACAAGATAGTCAATTACATGATTGCTGTGTTCACTGGTGGGGATGAACTTGAAGATAATGATGAAACTTTGGAAGATTACTTGGGTCGTGAGTGCCCACAGTCTTTGAAG GACGTTCTTGCTCTCTGTGGGAACCGGCGGGTGCTTTTCGATAATAGGACAAAGGATCAGGACAAGAAAACAGCCCAGGTTCGGGAGCTATTTTCCCTTGTCGATGCAGTGATAAACCGGAATGGCGGAAAGCCTTTTTCAGATGAGATATTTGCCGAAATTAGG AAAGGAGCAAAGGAGCTCCAGGAGCAACAGGAGCAGGTACTGAAGTTTAAAGAAGAGATGCAAAAATCTTATGATGAGCAGCTGAAGCGAACTTCTGAGATG ATTGAAACCAAGCTGAGAGTGGAGGTCAAGAGGCTCGATCAGAAATTGGCAGAGGAGCAGGCCGCTCGTATGAGGGCTGAAGAGCAAGCACAGTTGGCTCAGGAGAAGTCAAATGCCGAGATTCGTGATCTCAGGGAGAGCCTAGATAGAGTCAGGGAGGAGAATGTGCAGCCCATACCAATATGCGCCATTCTATAA
- the LOC116205685 gene encoding agamous-like MADS-box protein AGL11 isoform X1, producing the protein MTITIRVDIEIFETVTYSKISRSYISVSSIKTTIERYKKASSDSLNTTSITEINAQYYQQESAKLRQQIQMLHLMGDSLSALSVKELKQLENRLERGITRISMKCCLLRLRTRRKKEIEMENETVYLCTKIAEIERMEHANMVPGQEMNAIQGLASRNFFPPNMLESGNFYSHPDKKLHLGYESIIPCILV; encoded by the exons ATGACAATCACAATACGAGTAGATATCGAAATCTTCGAGACCGTAACATACTCCAAGATATCCCGGTCTTACATATCGGTTAGCAGCATCAAGACAACTATAGAGAGGTATAAGAAGGCTAGCTCAGACAGTTTGAACACGACTTCTATTACAGAGATCAATGCTCAG TATTATCAACAAGAATCAGCCAAGCTGAGGCAGCAGATACAGATGCT GCATTTGATGGGAGATTCTTTGAGTGCCCTTTCCGTGAAGGAACTGAAGCAGCTCGAGAACAGGCTCGAGCGCGGAATCACCAGAATTAG CATGAAATGCTGCTTGCTGAGATTGAGGACTCGCAGAAAAAAG GAGATTGAGATGGAAAATGAAACTGTGTACCTTTGCACCAAG ATAGCTGAGATAGAGAGGATGGAGCATGCGAACATGGTTCCGGGCCAGGAGATGAATGCGATTCAGGGGTTGGCTTCCCGCAATTTCTTCCCTCCCAATATGTTGGAGAGTGGAAATTTCTATTCTCATCCCGATAAGAAACTCCATCTCGGGTATGAATCAATAATTCCGTGCATATTAGTATAG
- the LOC116205684 gene encoding agamous-like MADS-box protein AGL11 isoform X1, with translation MGRGKIEIKRIENTTNRQVTFCKRRNGLLKKAYELSVLCDAEVALIVFSSRGRLYEYSNNNIKTTIERYKKASSDSANTTSVIEINAQYYQQESAKLRQQIQMLQNSNRHLMGDSLSALSVKELKQLENRLERGITRIRSKKHEMLLCEIEYLQKKEIEMENESVYLRTKIAEIERMEQANMVPGQEMNAIHVLASRNFFPPNMLEGGNSYSHPDKKLHLGYESIILCILV, from the exons ATGGGGAGAGGAAAGATCGAGATCAAGAGGATCGAGAACACGACGAACCGTCAGGTCACGTTTTGCAAGCGTAGGAATGGATTGCTGAAGAAAGCGTATGAGCTCTCAGTGCTCTGCGATGCGGAAGTTGCCCTCATCGTCTTTTCCAGCAGAGGCCGCCTCTATGAGTACTCGAACAATAA CATCAAGACAACTATAGAGAGGTATAAGAAGGCTAGCTCAGACAGTGCGAACACGACTTCTGTCATAGAGATCAATGCTCAG TATTATCAACAAGAATCAGCCAAGCTGAGGCAGCAGATACAGATGCTGCAGAACTCTAACAG GCATTTGATGGGAGATTCTTTGAGTGCCCTTTCTGTGAAGGAACTGAAGCAGCTAGAGAACAGGCTCGAGCGCGGAATCACCAGAATTAGGTCCAAGAAG CATGAAATGCTGCTTTGTGAGATTGAGTACTTGCAGAAAAAG GAGATTGAGATGGAAAATGAAAGTGTGTACCTTCGCACCAAG ATAGCTGAGATAGAGAGGATGGAGCAAGCAAACATGGTTCCGGGCCAGGAGATGAATGCGATTCATGTGTTGGCTTCCCGCAATTTCTTCCCCCCCAATATGTTGGAGGGTGGGAATTCCTACTCTCATCCTGATAAGAAACTCCATCTCGGGTATGAATCAATAATTCTATGCATACTAGTCTAG
- the LOC116205678 gene encoding immune-associated nucleotide-binding protein 9-like isoform X1, producing MMGEIAIDDDWGLTSSYAGVRTLVLVGRTGNGKSATGNTILGRRAFKSRASSSGVTSTCELQQTVLPDGLIVNVLDTPGLFDSSAGIGDVGEEIVRCIDLAKDGIHAVLLVYSIRSRFSKEEEAAFDTLRTLFGNKIVNYMIAVFTGGDELEDNDETLEDYLGRECPQPLKDILNLCGNRRVLVDNKTKEQDKKTAQVQELFSLVDAVISQNGGKPFSDDIFAEMRKGAKKLKEQQEAVGSLSGYNEAQILKFKEETQKSYDEQLKRISEMIETKLREETKSFGQKLAEEQATRMKIEQQAHSAQMKSDDEIRNLRESLDKARKEAEELRKKTKPESTQTKPKSSCAIM from the exons ATGATGGGTGAAATTGCAATAGATGATGATTGGGGGCTCACTTCCTCTTACGCTGGTGTTCGGACGCTGGTTCTAGTGGGCAGGACAGGTAATGGGAAAAGTGCCACAGGGAACACTATTCTTGGGAGGAGGGCTTTCAAGTCAAGGGCTAGCTCATCGGGGGTGACGAGCACCTGCGAGTTGCAGCAAACTGTCCTGCCTGATGGCCTGATTGTCAATGTACTTGACACTCCCG GGCTATTCGATAGTTCTGCTGGAATCGGTGATGTTGGAGAAGAAATTGTCAGGTGTATCGATCTGGCCAAGGATGGGATCCATGCTGTGCTTTTGGTCTACTCTATTAGGAGCCGCTTTTCGAAGGAGGAAGAAGCCGCCTTCGATACCCTGAGGACTTTGTTTGGAAACAAGATAGTCAACTACATGATTGCTGTGTTCACTGGTGGGGATGAACTTGAAGATAATGATGAAACTTTGGAAGATTACTTGGGTCGTGAGTGCCCACAGCCTTTGAAG GACATTCTTAATCTCTGCGGGAACCGGCGGGTGCTTGTCGATAATAAGACAAAGGAACAGGACAAGAAAACAGCCCAAGTTCAGGAGCTATTTTCCCTTGTCGATGCAGTGATAAGCCAGAATGGCGGAAAGCCTTTTTCAGATGACATATTTGCCGAAATGAGG AAAGGAGCAAAGAAGCTCAAGGAGCAACAGGAAGCGGTTGGCTCTCTCAGCGGATACAACGAAGCACAGATACTGAAGTTTAAGGAAGAGACGCAAAAATCTTATGATGAGCAGCTGAAGCGAATTTCTGAGATG ATTGAAACCAAGCTGAGAGAGGAGACCAAGAGTTTCGGGCAGAAGTTGGCAGAGGAGCAGGCTACTCGTATGAAGATTGAACAGCAAGCACACTCGGCTCAGATGAAGTCAGATGACGAGATTCGTAATCTCAGGGAGAGCCTGGACAAAGCCAGGAAAGAGGCTGAAGAGCTCCGTAAGAAGACCAAACCAGAATCAACACAGACCAAACCAAAATCATCATGCGCCATTATGTAA
- the LOC116205686 gene encoding agamous-like MADS-box protein AGL11 isoform X5: MVSRRTRKSKHGLILLNTSNIKTTIERYKKASSDSSNMTSITEINAQHYQQESAKLRQQIQMLQNSNRHLMGDSLSALSVKELKQLENRLERGITRIRSKKHEMLLAEIEYLQKKVLNHIYICMIKRIYMCVYIYIQCLFSLSVLILQMLHHHLHYGKSSFIICFTGD; this comes from the exons ATGGTTTCAAGGAGAACGAGGAAAAGCAAGCATGGGCTGATTCTTCTGAACACGAG CAACATCAAGACAACTATAGAGAGGTATAAGAAGGCTAGCTCAGACAGTTCAAACATGACTTCTATCACAGAGATCAATGCTCAG CATTATCAACAAGAATCAGCCAAGCTGAGGCAGCAGATACAGATGCTGCAGAACTCTAACAG GCATTTGATGGGAGATTCTTTGAGTGCCCTTTCTGTGAAGGAACTGAAGCAGCTCGAGAACAGGCTCGAGCGCGGAATCACCAGAATTAGGTCCAAGAAG CATGAAATGCTGCTTGCTGAGATTGAGTACTTGCAGAAAAAGGTacttaatcatatatatatatgtatgattaagcgtatatatatgtgtgtgtatatatatatccaatgtctcttttctctctctgtcttaATCTTGCAAATGCTCCATCACCATCTCCATTATGGCAAGAGCTCGTTCATAATTTGTTTCACTGGAGATTGA
- the LOC116205686 gene encoding agamous-like MADS-box protein AGL11 isoform X4: MENGFKENEEKQAWADSSEHEVHAGKPPPLTCNIKTTIERYKKASSDSSNMTSITEINAQHYQQESAKLRQQIQMLQNSNRHLMGDSLSALSVKELKQLENRLERGITRIRSKKHEMLLAEIEYLQKKTAEIKRMEQANMVPGQEMNAIQVLASRNFSPPNMLEGGNSYSHPDKKLHLG, from the exons ATGGAGAATGGTTTCAAGGAGAACGAGGAAAAGCAAGCATGGGCTGATTCTTCTGAACACGAG GTTCATGCTGGGAAACCTCCTCCATTGACCTG CAACATCAAGACAACTATAGAGAGGTATAAGAAGGCTAGCTCAGACAGTTCAAACATGACTTCTATCACAGAGATCAATGCTCAG CATTATCAACAAGAATCAGCCAAGCTGAGGCAGCAGATACAGATGCTGCAGAACTCTAACAG GCATTTGATGGGAGATTCTTTGAGTGCCCTTTCTGTGAAGGAACTGAAGCAGCTCGAGAACAGGCTCGAGCGCGGAATCACCAGAATTAGGTCCAAGAAG CATGAAATGCTGCTTGCTGAGATTGAGTACTTGCAGAAAAAG ACCGCTGAGATAAAGAGGATGGAGCAGGCGAACATGGTTCCGGGTCAGGAGATGAATGCGATTCAGGTGTTGGCTTCCCGCAATTTCTCCCCCCCCAATATGTTGGAGGGCGGGAATTCCTACTCTCATCCCGATAAGAAACTCCATCTCGG
- the LOC116205684 gene encoding agamous-like MADS-box protein AGL11 isoform X2 — protein MGRGKIEIKRIENTTNRQVTFCKRRNGLLKKAYELSVLCDAEVALIVFSSRGRLYEYSNNNSIKTTIERYKKASSDSANTTSVIEINAQYYQQESAKLRQQIQMLQNSNRHLMGDSLSALSVKELKQLENRLERGITRIRSKKHEMLLCEIEYLQKKEIEMENESVYLRTKIAEIERMEQANMVPGQEMNAIHVLASRNFFPPNMLEGGNSYSHPDKKLHLG, from the exons ATGGGGAGAGGAAAGATCGAGATCAAGAGGATCGAGAACACGACGAACCGTCAGGTCACGTTTTGCAAGCGTAGGAATGGATTGCTGAAGAAAGCGTATGAGCTCTCAGTGCTCTGCGATGCGGAAGTTGCCCTCATCGTCTTTTCCAGCAGAGGCCGCCTCTATGAGTACTCGAACAATAA CAGCATCAAGACAACTATAGAGAGGTATAAGAAGGCTAGCTCAGACAGTGCGAACACGACTTCTGTCATAGAGATCAATGCTCAG TATTATCAACAAGAATCAGCCAAGCTGAGGCAGCAGATACAGATGCTGCAGAACTCTAACAG GCATTTGATGGGAGATTCTTTGAGTGCCCTTTCTGTGAAGGAACTGAAGCAGCTAGAGAACAGGCTCGAGCGCGGAATCACCAGAATTAGGTCCAAGAAG CATGAAATGCTGCTTTGTGAGATTGAGTACTTGCAGAAAAAG GAGATTGAGATGGAAAATGAAAGTGTGTACCTTCGCACCAAG ATAGCTGAGATAGAGAGGATGGAGCAAGCAAACATGGTTCCGGGCCAGGAGATGAATGCGATTCATGTGTTGGCTTCCCGCAATTTCTTCCCCCCCAATATGTTGGAGGGTGGGAATTCCTACTCTCATCCTGATAAGAAACTCCATCTCGG GTAG
- the LOC116205685 gene encoding agamous-like MADS-box protein AGL11 isoform X2, with protein MTITIRVDIEIFETVTYSKISRSYISVSSIKTTIERYKKASSDSLNTTSITEINAQYYQQESAKLRQQIQMLHLMGDSLSALSVKELKQLENRLERGITRISMKCCLLRLRTRRKKEIEMENETVYLCTKIAEIERMEHANMVPGQEMNAIQGLASRNFFPPNMLESGNFYSHPDKKLHLG; from the exons ATGACAATCACAATACGAGTAGATATCGAAATCTTCGAGACCGTAACATACTCCAAGATATCCCGGTCTTACATATCGGTTAGCAGCATCAAGACAACTATAGAGAGGTATAAGAAGGCTAGCTCAGACAGTTTGAACACGACTTCTATTACAGAGATCAATGCTCAG TATTATCAACAAGAATCAGCCAAGCTGAGGCAGCAGATACAGATGCT GCATTTGATGGGAGATTCTTTGAGTGCCCTTTCCGTGAAGGAACTGAAGCAGCTCGAGAACAGGCTCGAGCGCGGAATCACCAGAATTAG CATGAAATGCTGCTTGCTGAGATTGAGGACTCGCAGAAAAAAG GAGATTGAGATGGAAAATGAAACTGTGTACCTTTGCACCAAG ATAGCTGAGATAGAGAGGATGGAGCATGCGAACATGGTTCCGGGCCAGGAGATGAATGCGATTCAGGGGTTGGCTTCCCGCAATTTCTTCCCTCCCAATATGTTGGAGAGTGGAAATTTCTATTCTCATCCCGATAAGAAACTCCATCTCGG GTAG
- the LOC116205686 gene encoding agamous-like MADS-box protein AGL11 isoform X3 yields MENGFKENEEKQAWADSSEHEVHAGKPPPLTCNIKTTIERYKKASSDSSNMTSITEINAQHYQQESAKLRQQIQMLQNSNRHLMGDSLSALSVKELKQLENRLERGITRIRSKKHEMLLAEIEYLQKKTAEIKRMEQANMVPGQEMNAIQVLASRNFSPPNMLEGGNSYSHPDKKLHLG; encoded by the exons ATGGAGAATGGTTTCAAGGAGAACGAGGAAAAGCAAGCATGGGCTGATTCTTCTGAACACGAG GTTCATGCTGGGAAACCTCCTCCATTGACCTG CAACATCAAGACAACTATAGAGAGGTATAAGAAGGCTAGCTCAGACAGTTCAAACATGACTTCTATCACAGAGATCAATGCTCAG CATTATCAACAAGAATCAGCCAAGCTGAGGCAGCAGATACAGATGCTGCAGAACTCTAACAG GCATTTGATGGGAGATTCTTTGAGTGCCCTTTCTGTGAAGGAACTGAAGCAGCTCGAGAACAGGCTCGAGCGCGGAATCACCAGAATTAGGTCCAAGAAG CATGAAATGCTGCTTGCTGAGATTGAGTACTTGCAGAAAAAG ACCGCTGAGATAAAGAGGATGGAGCAGGCGAACATGGTTCCGGGTCAGGAGATGAATGCGATTCAGGTGTTGGCTTCCCGCAATTTCTCCCCCCCCAATATGTTGGAGGGCGGGAATTCCTACTCTCATCCCGATAAGAAACTCCATCTCGG GTAG
- the LOC116205680 gene encoding immune-associated nucleotide-binding protein 9-like, with translation MMAGIAIDDDWGLTSSYAGVRTLVLVGRTGNGKSATGNTILGRRAFKSGVTSTCELQQSVLPDGQIVNVIDTPGLFDSSAGIGNVGKEIVRCIDLAKDGIHAVLLVFSVRTRFSEEEEAAFNTLRTLFGNKIVNYMIVVFTGGDELEDNDETLEDYLGHECPQPLKDILTLCGNRRVLFDNKTKDQGKKTAQVQELFSLVDAVINQNGGKPSSDEMVAEIRKGAKKLQEQQEQVLKFKEEMQKSYNEQLKRTSEMTETMLSEETKRLEQKLAEEQAARMRAEVQAQLAQAKSKDEIRDLSERLQRARKETEEVRERTKPESIGSKLKSSCAIL, from the exons ATGATGGCTGGGATTGCAATAGATGATGATTGGGGGCTCACTTCCTCTTACGCTGGTGTTCGGACGCTGGTTCTAGTGGGCAGGACAGGTAATGGTAAAAGTGCCACCGGGAACACTATTCTTGGGAGGAGGGCTTTCAAGTCGGGGGTGACAAGCACCTGCGAGTTGCAGCAAAGTGTCTTGCCTGATGGCCAGATTGTCAATGTAATTGACACTCCCG GGCTTTTCGATAGTTCTGCTGGAATCGGCAATGTTGGAAAAGAAATTGTCAGGTGTATTGATCTGGCCAAGGATGGGATCCATGCTGTGCTTTTGGTCTTCTCTGTTAGGACCCGCTTTtcggaggaggaagaagctgCCTTCAATACCCTGAGGACTTTGTTTGGAAACAAGATAGTCAACTACATGATTGTTGTGTTCACTGGTGGGGATGAACTTGAAGATAATGATGAAACTTTGGAAGATTACTTGGGTCATGAGTGCCCGCAGCCTTTGAAG GACATTCTTACTCTCTGCGGGAACCGGCGGGTGCTTTTCGATAATAAGACGAAGGATCAGGGCAAGAAAACAGCCCAAGTTCAGGAGCTATTTTCCCTTGTTGATGCAGTGATAAACCAGAATGGCGGAAAGCCTTCTTCAGATGAGATGGTTGCCGAAATAAGG AAAGGAGCAAAGAAGCTCCAGGAGCAACAGGAGCAGGTACTGAAGTTTAAAGAAGAGATGCAAAAATCTTATAATGAGCAGCTGAAGCGAACTTCTGAGATG ACTGAAACCATGCTGAGCGAGGAGACCAAGAGACTTGAGCAGAAGTTGGCAGAGGAGCAGGCCGCTCGTATGAGGGCTGAAGTGCAAGCACAGTTGGCTCAGGCGAAGTCAAAAGATGAGATTCGTGATCTCAGCGAGAGACTGCAGAGAGCCAGGAAGGAGACTGAAGAGGTCCGTGAGCGGACCAAACCAGAATCAATCGGGTCCAAACTAAAATCATCATGTGCCATTTTGTAA
- the LOC116205678 gene encoding immune-associated nucleotide-binding protein 9-like isoform X2: protein MMGEIAIDDDWGLTSSYAGVRTLVLVGRTGNGKSATGNTILGRRAFKSRASSSGVTSTCELQQTVLPDGLIVNVLDTPGLFDSSAGIGDVGEEIVRCIDLAKDGIHAVLLVYSIRSRFSKEEEAAFDTLRTLFGNKIVNYMIAVFTGGDELEDNDETLEDYLGRECPQPLKDILNLCGNRRVLVDNKTKEQDKKTAQVQELFSLVDAVISQNGGKPFSDDIFAEMRKGAKKLKEQQEAVGSLSGYNEAQILKFKEETQKSYDEQLKRISEMIETKLRVEVKRLDQKLAEEQAARMRAEEQAQLAQEKSNAEIRDLRESLDRVREENVQPIPICAIL, encoded by the exons ATGATGGGTGAAATTGCAATAGATGATGATTGGGGGCTCACTTCCTCTTACGCTGGTGTTCGGACGCTGGTTCTAGTGGGCAGGACAGGTAATGGGAAAAGTGCCACAGGGAACACTATTCTTGGGAGGAGGGCTTTCAAGTCAAGGGCTAGCTCATCGGGGGTGACGAGCACCTGCGAGTTGCAGCAAACTGTCCTGCCTGATGGCCTGATTGTCAATGTACTTGACACTCCCG GGCTATTCGATAGTTCTGCTGGAATCGGTGATGTTGGAGAAGAAATTGTCAGGTGTATCGATCTGGCCAAGGATGGGATCCATGCTGTGCTTTTGGTCTACTCTATTAGGAGCCGCTTTTCGAAGGAGGAAGAAGCCGCCTTCGATACCCTGAGGACTTTGTTTGGAAACAAGATAGTCAACTACATGATTGCTGTGTTCACTGGTGGGGATGAACTTGAAGATAATGATGAAACTTTGGAAGATTACTTGGGTCGTGAGTGCCCACAGCCTTTGAAG GACATTCTTAATCTCTGCGGGAACCGGCGGGTGCTTGTCGATAATAAGACAAAGGAACAGGACAAGAAAACAGCCCAAGTTCAGGAGCTATTTTCCCTTGTCGATGCAGTGATAAGCCAGAATGGCGGAAAGCCTTTTTCAGATGACATATTTGCCGAAATGAGG AAAGGAGCAAAGAAGCTCAAGGAGCAACAGGAAGCGGTTGGCTCTCTCAGCGGATACAACGAAGCACAGATACTGAAGTTTAAGGAAGAGACGCAAAAATCTTATGATGAGCAGCTGAAGCGAATTTCTGAGATG ATTGAAACCAAGCTGAGAGTGGAGGTCAAGAGGCTCGATCAGAAATTGGCAGAGGAGCAGGCCGCTCGTATGAGGGCTGAAGAGCAAGCACAGTTGGCTCAGGAGAAGTCAAATGCCGAGATTCGTGATCTCAGGGAGAGCCTAGATAGAGTCAGGGAGGAGAATGTGCAGCCCATACCAATATGCGCCATTCTATAA
- the LOC116205686 gene encoding agamous-like MADS-box protein AGL11 isoform X6, producing MENGFKENEEKQAWADSSEHEVHAGKPPPLTCNIKTTIERYKKASSDSSNMTSITEINAQHYQQESAKLRQQIQMLQNSNRHLMGDSLSALSVKELKQLENRLERGITRIRSKKHEMLLAEIEYLQKKSSFIICFTGD from the exons ATGGAGAATGGTTTCAAGGAGAACGAGGAAAAGCAAGCATGGGCTGATTCTTCTGAACACGAG GTTCATGCTGGGAAACCTCCTCCATTGACCTG CAACATCAAGACAACTATAGAGAGGTATAAGAAGGCTAGCTCAGACAGTTCAAACATGACTTCTATCACAGAGATCAATGCTCAG CATTATCAACAAGAATCAGCCAAGCTGAGGCAGCAGATACAGATGCTGCAGAACTCTAACAG GCATTTGATGGGAGATTCTTTGAGTGCCCTTTCTGTGAAGGAACTGAAGCAGCTCGAGAACAGGCTCGAGCGCGGAATCACCAGAATTAGGTCCAAGAAG CATGAAATGCTGCTTGCTGAGATTGAGTACTTGCAGAAAAAG AGCTCGTTCATAATTTGTTTCACTGGAGATTGA
- the LOC116205686 gene encoding agamous-like MADS-box protein AGL11 isoform X7 gives MENGFKENEEKQAWADSSEHEVHAGKPPPLTCNIKTTIERYKKASSDSSNMTSITEINAQHYQQESAKLRQQIQMLQNSNRHLMGDSLSALSVKELKQLENRLERGITRISMKCCLLRLSTCRKRPLR, from the exons ATGGAGAATGGTTTCAAGGAGAACGAGGAAAAGCAAGCATGGGCTGATTCTTCTGAACACGAG GTTCATGCTGGGAAACCTCCTCCATTGACCTG CAACATCAAGACAACTATAGAGAGGTATAAGAAGGCTAGCTCAGACAGTTCAAACATGACTTCTATCACAGAGATCAATGCTCAG CATTATCAACAAGAATCAGCCAAGCTGAGGCAGCAGATACAGATGCTGCAGAACTCTAACAG GCATTTGATGGGAGATTCTTTGAGTGCCCTTTCTGTGAAGGAACTGAAGCAGCTCGAGAACAGGCTCGAGCGCGGAATCACCAGAATTAG CATGAAATGCTGCTTGCTGAGATTGAGTACTTGCAGAAAAAG ACCGCTGAGATAA